From a region of the Thiomicrorhabdus sp. genome:
- the tolA gene encoding cell envelope integrity protein TolA, whose product MLKFIVKHPISVFLAVLLHVTLITLFSIKWLDQPETIKISSDGEANQEIKQITQLEPMKTFTVDASQVKAQLEKIKAEQDAKLLEQKNLKAQTAEERQRLQELKKKQQAEKAKAEKAKLLAEEQKRKADAQRKKTEEQKRLARIEKQKADAERKKAQQAQKAALDAEKKTKEAKQKAALAEKQRQAEEQKKQELQKELAQKAEEKKALEKAALEAKKKKEQEQAAADLQRQLDEEAAQQREAQKRKQMLTLKETYISSITAKVKDNWRTPARISPDAQCDLNITQSPSGNITSVKVLNCNKFASKQFKEAAEKAVYRAEPLPAPPVKELFEREITFQFKP is encoded by the coding sequence ATGTTGAAATTTATTGTTAAACATCCTATTTCTGTATTTTTAGCCGTGCTTCTTCACGTTACTTTAATTACTTTATTCAGTATTAAATGGCTAGATCAGCCTGAAACTATCAAAATCTCATCTGATGGTGAAGCCAACCAAGAAATTAAGCAAATTACTCAGCTCGAGCCTATGAAGACCTTTACGGTTGATGCCTCGCAAGTTAAAGCTCAGCTTGAAAAAATTAAGGCTGAGCAAGATGCGAAACTTTTGGAACAAAAAAATCTAAAAGCCCAAACAGCCGAAGAGCGCCAGCGTTTACAAGAGCTTAAAAAGAAACAACAAGCTGAAAAAGCGAAAGCTGAGAAAGCAAAATTATTAGCAGAAGAACAAAAACGTAAAGCCGATGCCCAACGTAAGAAAACAGAAGAACAAAAACGTTTAGCACGTATAGAAAAACAAAAAGCAGACGCAGAACGTAAAAAAGCTCAGCAAGCTCAAAAAGCCGCTTTAGATGCTGAGAAAAAAACCAAAGAAGCGAAACAAAAAGCAGCTTTAGCTGAGAAACAACGCCAAGCTGAAGAACAGAAAAAACAAGAACTACAAAAAGAGCTTGCACAGAAAGCGGAAGAGAAAAAAGCACTTGAAAAAGCGGCTTTAGAAGCTAAAAAGAAAAAAGAGCAAGAACAAGCTGCGGCAGACCTGCAACGTCAACTTGATGAAGAAGCTGCTCAGCAACGTGAAGCTCAAAAACGTAAACAAATGCTTACTTTAAAAGAGACATACATCTCATCGATTACGGCAAAAGTAAAAGATAACTGGCGTACACCTGCTCGTATCTCTCCAGATGCACAGTGTGATTTAAATATCACTCAGTCACCAAGTGGTAATATCACGAGTGTTAAAGTACTTAATTGTAATAAATTTGCGAGTAAGCAGTTTAAAGAAGCGGCTGAAAAAGCGGTTTATAGAGCAGAACCTTTACCAGCACCGCCGGTTAAAGAATTGTTTGAACGGGAAATCACATTTCAATTTAAGCCTTAA
- a CDS encoding ExbD/TolR family protein, with the protein MQNGFRSSRQKKRLMAEINVVPYIDVTLVLLIIFMVTAPIVQQAVTVNLPQTPEITKQTNAEVTEENKPFVITVTKDGMYKTSEQPEIVLGNKDIESLVAEVIARSQLNKDQVIYIQGDRQAPYGKVVHIFVLLKANGVENVSLMTEPEMVKP; encoded by the coding sequence ATGCAAAACGGTTTTCGAAGCAGTAGACAAAAAAAACGCCTAATGGCGGAAATCAATGTAGTGCCATACATTGATGTTACCTTAGTGTTGTTGATTATATTTATGGTTACTGCTCCTATTGTGCAACAAGCGGTTACTGTAAATTTACCGCAGACTCCAGAAATAACTAAACAAACCAATGCTGAAGTTACCGAAGAGAACAAACCTTTTGTTATTACGGTAACCAAAGACGGCATGTATAAAACGTCTGAACAGCCTGAAATTGTTTTAGGTAACAAAGATATTGAAAGCTTGGTTGCTGAAGTTATTGCACGTTCTCAATTAAATAAAGACCAAGTGATTTATATTCAAGGCGATCGCCAAGCACCTTATGGCAAAGTAGTGCATATTTTTGTATTACTAAAAGCGAATGGTGTCGAAAACGTTTCATTAATGACTGAACCTGAAATGGTAAAACCGTAA
- the tolQ gene encoding protein TolQ: MNDSDLIETVLSASPVVQAVMVLLAIMSLAAWSVAFAKSYQVRKAMREAKEFEKTFWVTQELSGLYQTIESNRNESAGLALIFADGFKEFARLKQQDVHDASDLIVGAQRSMKIAFSKQSDKLENHLSLLATVGSSAPYIGLFGTVWGVMHAFQSLGDVQHATLASVAPGISEALIATAIGLFAAIPAVIAYNRLTNRVDRLLNEYENFADGFLTLLQRQAHTVKIQN, encoded by the coding sequence ATGAACGATAGTGATTTAATTGAAACTGTATTAAGTGCTAGCCCAGTTGTACAAGCGGTTATGGTGCTATTAGCAATAATGTCGTTAGCCGCATGGTCGGTAGCATTTGCTAAATCGTATCAGGTCAGAAAAGCTATGCGAGAAGCCAAAGAATTTGAAAAAACTTTTTGGGTTACTCAAGAGCTATCAGGTTTATATCAAACGATAGAATCAAATCGTAATGAATCTGCAGGTCTTGCTTTAATTTTTGCGGACGGTTTTAAAGAGTTTGCTCGATTAAAGCAACAAGATGTTCATGATGCTTCTGATCTGATTGTCGGTGCTCAAAGAAGCATGAAAATTGCCTTTTCAAAACAATCGGATAAATTAGAAAACCACCTATCATTGCTAGCAACCGTTGGTTCTTCAGCACCTTATATTGGTTTGTTTGGAACGGTTTGGGGGGTTATGCATGCTTTTCAATCTTTAGGTGATGTTCAACATGCTACCTTGGCATCCGTTGCTCCAGGTATTTCTGAGGCATTAATTGCAACGGCAATTGGTCTGTTTGCCGCTATTCCTGCCGTTATTGCATACAACCGTTTAACGAATCGTGTTGACCGTTTATTAAATGAATACGAAAACTTTGCTGATGGATTTTTAACTCTATTGCAACGCCAAGCCCATACGGTAAAAATACAAAATTAA